A single Paenibacillus sp. FSL R5-0517 DNA region contains:
- a CDS encoding extracellular solute-binding protein, producing the protein MAGILQRKTWIFSTVIIVAAACIILYVTSGADESADVPPGSLPAIEVDAILQQTRQKKGYEQYRSGTDQASQPSVDITIEAGDYIRAEGEDVRKLTNYEGMDGVSLHTGETGQVDWTINVPETGLYNLSAIYYPVEGKSSAIERALYIDGELPFAEAAYLQFDRVWANEKDVVEQDNQGNDLRPRQVEQPRWMEETFQDSDGYEQAPFKFYLEKGEHTLTLKSSREPMVIRSIRLFNEKTAVPYAETAGAQQSDSSGQPKDVLIRIEGEAAIAKSSPTLYPTNERSSSAVSPYSASQVRINTIGGFNWRLPGQWIEWEVDVPESGLYHIGFTAQQNFVKGIYSTRKLTIDGEVPFAEMAQAPFRYQSDYRIDVMGGKEAYKFQLEKGKHVLRLENSLGDFAPLIRNVEDSLYNLNSMYRRILMITGTKPDEFRDYRVEQQIPNLLEVFSGESKRLKDVAAQLRLLSGQSSDQEALIKTMAQQLDEMIDKPNTIPRRLGAYKTNTGGLGTWVQQAREQPLEIDALYVTSIDQDIPGTGMGPIAKLGHEAKIFYHSFFIDYNQIGNVATSEDQRTVTVWIGSGRDQANTMKAMIDKTFTPDSGINVNLKLVNMGTLLPATLSGEGPDIAMQIGNDLPVNFAMRNSAVDLTQFSDYGTVGQEFRESAIVPYAYDSGVYALPETQTFNMLFYRKDVLEELGLEVPQNWEDVEALLAILSKNHMEFGMPVVTQANMQGVNIPPNSQYATMLLQNGGAFYRNDDKESDLDSRIGIETFKRWTEFYTDYKLEREYDFANRFRTGQMPIGLTDYTMYNQLSVFAPEIRGLWGFVPVPGTVQADGTLNRDVPGGGSAVMMLEGAKDQDAAWAFMKWWTSAPIQAEFGREMEGLMGAAARYPTANIKALDSLPWPAEDYANLKAQFETVKGIPEVPGGYFTGRHLFNAFYKTVVGQVEARESIMDYTQYIQDEIRVKRNEFGLP; encoded by the coding sequence ATGGCTGGAATTCTACAACGTAAGACATGGATATTCTCCACAGTGATCATCGTGGCGGCAGCTTGCATCATTCTATATGTAACTTCCGGCGCTGATGAGAGTGCAGACGTTCCACCTGGCAGTCTGCCTGCCATTGAAGTGGATGCGATCTTGCAGCAGACCCGGCAGAAGAAGGGATACGAACAGTATCGCTCTGGAACAGACCAGGCTTCGCAGCCAAGTGTGGACATCACCATTGAAGCGGGAGATTACATAAGAGCCGAAGGTGAAGACGTCCGCAAACTCACTAATTATGAGGGAATGGATGGTGTATCTCTCCATACCGGAGAGACCGGACAAGTCGATTGGACCATTAACGTGCCGGAGACCGGGCTGTATAACCTGTCCGCAATCTATTATCCCGTTGAAGGCAAGAGCTCAGCTATTGAACGTGCATTGTACATTGACGGTGAACTTCCTTTTGCGGAAGCCGCCTATTTGCAGTTTGATCGGGTATGGGCCAATGAGAAAGATGTTGTGGAGCAGGACAATCAAGGCAATGACCTTCGTCCGAGACAAGTAGAGCAACCACGCTGGATGGAAGAAACGTTTCAGGACTCCGACGGGTACGAGCAGGCTCCATTCAAGTTTTATTTGGAAAAAGGGGAACACACCCTAACGCTAAAATCTTCGCGTGAACCCATGGTGATTCGGTCCATACGCCTTTTCAATGAGAAGACAGCCGTTCCTTACGCAGAGACTGCGGGGGCACAACAGTCGGATTCCTCCGGGCAGCCGAAGGATGTCCTTATTCGCATTGAAGGAGAAGCCGCTATTGCCAAATCTTCACCTACGTTATACCCGACGAACGAAAGGTCAAGTTCTGCAGTATCTCCTTACAGTGCTTCCCAGGTACGCATCAATACGATTGGTGGCTTTAACTGGCGTCTGCCAGGACAATGGATTGAATGGGAAGTGGATGTGCCGGAGAGCGGACTGTATCATATCGGTTTTACCGCACAGCAGAATTTTGTCAAAGGCATCTATTCTACTCGCAAACTGACCATTGACGGTGAAGTTCCGTTCGCAGAGATGGCCCAAGCGCCTTTTCGTTATCAAAGTGACTATCGCATTGACGTCATGGGTGGCAAGGAAGCATACAAGTTTCAATTGGAAAAAGGAAAACATGTGCTGCGGCTGGAGAACAGCCTGGGTGATTTTGCGCCCCTCATCCGAAATGTGGAGGACAGTCTGTACAACTTGAACTCCATGTACCGGCGCATTCTGATGATTACAGGTACCAAGCCCGATGAATTCCGGGATTATCGGGTGGAACAGCAGATCCCGAACCTGCTGGAAGTGTTCAGTGGGGAGAGTAAACGACTCAAAGACGTGGCCGCACAGCTTCGTCTTCTATCAGGACAGTCCAGCGATCAGGAAGCACTGATCAAGACGATGGCGCAGCAACTGGACGAGATGATTGACAAGCCAAATACCATACCAAGAAGGCTTGGAGCATACAAAACCAACACAGGGGGTCTCGGCACATGGGTGCAGCAGGCACGAGAGCAGCCCCTTGAGATCGACGCCCTGTACGTCACTTCCATCGACCAAGATATTCCCGGTACAGGCATGGGGCCAATTGCCAAGCTCGGTCATGAAGCGAAGATATTCTATCATTCGTTCTTCATTGATTATAACCAGATCGGCAATGTAGCTACATCAGAAGATCAGCGCACCGTAACCGTCTGGATTGGCAGCGGGCGGGACCAGGCGAATACGATGAAGGCGATGATTGACAAGACATTTACACCAGACAGTGGCATTAACGTGAACTTGAAGCTGGTCAACATGGGAACCTTGCTGCCAGCGACCTTGTCGGGCGAAGGACCCGATATTGCCATGCAGATCGGCAATGATCTGCCCGTGAATTTTGCCATGCGGAATTCGGCTGTAGATCTGACGCAATTCAGTGACTATGGCACCGTAGGGCAGGAGTTCAGGGAAAGTGCAATCGTACCGTATGCCTATGACTCAGGCGTATATGCCTTGCCGGAGACGCAGACCTTTAACATGCTGTTTTACCGTAAGGATGTGCTCGAAGAACTGGGACTTGAAGTACCTCAGAACTGGGAGGATGTTGAGGCTCTGCTCGCGATTCTGAGCAAAAACCATATGGAATTTGGCATGCCGGTTGTAACCCAGGCCAATATGCAGGGGGTCAATATTCCACCGAACTCGCAGTATGCCACAATGCTGCTTCAGAACGGAGGCGCCTTCTATAGGAATGATGACAAGGAATCGGATCTGGATTCCCGGATCGGGATTGAGACCTTTAAGCGATGGACAGAGTTCTATACCGATTACAAGCTGGAACGGGAATATGATTTTGCCAACCGTTTCCGGACAGGACAGATGCCTATTGGGCTAACGGATTACACCATGTACAACCAGCTGTCCGTATTTGCACCAGAGATTCGGGGATTATGGGGATTCGTTCCTGTCCCGGGAACCGTTCAGGCGGATGGAACCTTGAATCGGGACGTACCGGGTGGAGGCAGTGCAGTCATGATGCTGGAGGGTGCCAAGGATCAGGATGCGGCGTGGGCGTTCATGAAATGGTGGACCAGTGCACCGATTCAGGCGGAATTCGGACGGGAGATGGAAGGTCTGATGGGCGCAGCGGCTCGTTATCCAACGGCCAACATCAAGGCACTGGATTCCCTGCCGTGGCCTGCCGAGGATTACGCCAATCTGAAGGCGCAATTTGAAACAGTGAAGGGTATTCCCGAAGTACCTGGTGGTTATTTTACAGGCCGCCATCTATTCAATGCATTTTACAAAACCGTTGTTGGCCAAGTGGAAGCCAGGGAATCCATCATGGATTATACCCAATATATTCAGGACGAGATTCGAGTGAAGCGTAATGAATTTGGTCTTCCGTAA
- a CDS encoding sugar ABC transporter permease: MGMKSWWSWKLQEMKASKHSYVLLAPYMLLFVMFTVIPVVISIILSFTYFNMLEFPRFIGWQNYTRLFLEDDVFLIAIKNTLLFAIITGPISYIACFVFAWIINELTPKWRAFMTLIFYAPSISGNVYFIWLMIFSGDRYGIANGLLIKWGFLLEPIQWLKTEAYIMPILILVQLWLSLGTGFLAFIAGLQTVDRTLYEAGAVDGIKNRWQELWYITLPSMRPQLMFGAVIQLTTSFAVADVSIALAGFPSVNYAAETVVTHLIDFGTTRFEMGYASAIATVLFMIMVGTNLLVQKLLRRVGE, from the coding sequence ATGGGCATGAAATCGTGGTGGAGCTGGAAGCTCCAGGAAATGAAGGCCAGCAAACATTCCTATGTTCTGCTTGCACCTTATATGCTGCTGTTCGTCATGTTTACCGTGATTCCGGTTGTCATCTCGATCATACTCAGCTTCACCTACTTTAATATGCTGGAATTTCCGCGGTTTATTGGCTGGCAGAACTACACCCGCCTGTTTCTGGAGGATGATGTATTCCTGATTGCGATCAAGAATACGTTGTTGTTCGCCATTATTACCGGGCCAATCAGTTATATTGCCTGTTTCGTCTTCGCGTGGATCATTAATGAGTTAACACCGAAATGGAGAGCGTTCATGACGTTGATCTTCTACGCGCCCTCCATCTCGGGCAATGTGTATTTTATCTGGCTCATGATATTCTCGGGAGATCGTTATGGTATTGCCAATGGGCTGTTGATCAAATGGGGTTTTCTGCTGGAACCGATCCAGTGGCTGAAGACGGAAGCCTATATTATGCCCATCCTCATTCTCGTGCAGTTGTGGCTGAGTCTGGGAACCGGATTTCTGGCATTTATCGCGGGTTTGCAGACGGTGGACCGGACGTTATATGAAGCGGGCGCGGTGGATGGGATCAAAAATCGCTGGCAGGAGCTGTGGTACATTACCTTGCCTTCGATGCGTCCACAGCTCATGTTCGGCGCGGTCATTCAGCTCACAACTTCGTTTGCCGTGGCTGATGTGTCGATTGCACTGGCCGGGTTCCCAAGCGTGAACTATGCGGCAGAGACGGTGGTCACCCACTTGATCGACTTTGGTACAACGCGGTTTGAGATGGGATACGCATCGGCGATTGCGACCGTGCTGTTCATGATCATGGTGGGCACCAACTTGCTGGTACAGAAACTGCTTCGAAGGGTGGGAGAATAA
- a CDS encoding carbohydrate ABC transporter permease, with amino-acid sequence MAAIATGKKRVNRSLSGSLSLFALLLVFGAFMVLPLIYAINNAFKPLDEIFTFPPTLFVKNPTFSNFTDLLNLLSDSWVPFSRYIFNTVFITGIGIVGHVLLASAAAYPLAKHKFPGKVFMFQVVVLSLMFTPAVTAIPNYMIMSWLGWIDTYWAVIIPAFAYSLGLYLMKQFMEQIPDALLEAAKIDGASEYRIFWSIVMPNVKPAWLTLIILLFQMLWGSDGNGYIYSEQLKTLHYAAGQIIQGGISRAGAGAAVALILMSVPITLFIFSQSRIIETMASSGMKD; translated from the coding sequence ATGGCTGCAATTGCAACAGGCAAAAAGCGAGTGAATCGCTCGCTATCGGGAAGCCTCTCCCTGTTTGCCCTTCTGCTCGTATTTGGTGCCTTCATGGTGCTGCCGCTGATCTATGCGATCAACAATGCATTCAAACCATTGGATGAGATTTTCACCTTTCCGCCAACGCTGTTTGTCAAAAATCCCACATTCAGCAACTTTACAGATCTGCTGAATCTGCTGAGTGACTCGTGGGTGCCGTTTTCACGCTATATATTCAACACGGTATTTATTACAGGTATCGGAATTGTAGGTCATGTGCTTCTGGCTTCCGCAGCCGCCTACCCGCTTGCGAAGCACAAGTTTCCAGGCAAAGTATTCATGTTCCAAGTGGTCGTACTATCACTGATGTTCACACCGGCAGTTACGGCCATTCCGAACTATATGATCATGTCATGGCTCGGATGGATTGACACGTACTGGGCTGTTATTATTCCGGCATTTGCCTATTCACTTGGGTTATATCTGATGAAACAGTTCATGGAGCAGATCCCGGATGCACTGCTGGAAGCGGCCAAGATTGATGGTGCCAGTGAATACCGGATCTTCTGGTCCATTGTCATGCCCAATGTGAAGCCAGCCTGGCTTACATTGATCATTCTGCTGTTCCAGATGTTATGGGGCAGTGATGGCAATGGGTACATCTACAGCGAGCAGCTCAAGACCCTGCATTATGCAGCAGGTCAGATTATTCAGGGCGGAATATCCCGGGCAGGAGCAGGTGCTGCGGTAGCACTGATTTTGATGAGTGTGCCGATCACGCTATTTATTTTCTCTCAGAGCCGAATCATTGAGACGATGGCGAGCTCGGGCATGAAGGATTAA
- a CDS encoding NHL repeat-containing protein, whose amino-acid sequence MARTVKRWLVLLAAVSLLLVNAVPAAASPAPYESYNYNYWKEAVPSPDAYLPKRTISGRDLGISEFKDPGDVNVSPSGLIYILDSGNNRIVVLDPEFKLLRVIDGFMTEGSKESFNLPGGLFVNEEEHIYIADTGNSRVVVLDGEGRLLHIITEPESDILSTQFQFQPLKLTVDHVGRVYVVAQGVYEGIMQFDESGTFIGYVGTNKVERDYGEYIWRMLSTKAQRAQMVLFVPTEFSNADIDPKGFVYATNIDPGSNEPIKRLNPSGEDVLKRFGYYDVKGDIRFRNNPGPSKLIDVKVLGDGMYSVLDATQNRVFTYDDEGHLLYIYGGKGNQVGTLKTPVAIEQSGEHHLVLDRGKNNLVVYEPSRFGSRVNEAVALHYRGEDTEAVNIWREVLKLNANYDIAYIGIGKSLLMEKKNEEALGYFELGMDRKSYSVAFKRHRREMMKEHFGTFLTAVIALIVILILTRVAAKWRRRRQVDREAGFH is encoded by the coding sequence ATGGCACGCACAGTGAAAAGATGGCTTGTTCTCCTGGCGGCAGTATCTCTGCTGCTGGTGAATGCCGTGCCTGCGGCGGCCTCCCCGGCGCCGTATGAGAGTTATAACTACAACTACTGGAAAGAGGCTGTTCCTTCACCAGATGCCTATCTGCCCAAGCGCACCATTTCAGGCCGTGACCTCGGCATTAGTGAGTTCAAAGACCCCGGTGATGTGAACGTTTCTCCGTCCGGGTTGATCTACATTTTGGATAGTGGCAACAATCGAATTGTCGTATTGGACCCGGAATTTAAGTTGCTGCGCGTTATCGATGGATTCATGACAGAGGGCAGCAAAGAGAGCTTTAATCTTCCGGGCGGATTGTTCGTGAATGAAGAAGAACACATATACATCGCCGATACGGGAAACAGTCGAGTGGTTGTTTTGGATGGAGAAGGGAGGCTGCTTCATATCATAACCGAGCCGGAGTCGGATATCCTGTCGACCCAATTCCAGTTCCAGCCCTTGAAACTGACGGTTGATCATGTAGGTCGCGTATATGTTGTGGCACAAGGGGTCTACGAAGGCATTATGCAGTTTGACGAGAGTGGGACATTTATCGGATACGTCGGTACCAACAAAGTGGAGCGGGACTACGGCGAATATATCTGGCGCATGTTATCCACCAAAGCCCAGCGTGCACAGATGGTTCTGTTTGTGCCAACAGAGTTCTCGAATGCGGATATTGACCCCAAAGGATTCGTGTATGCGACGAATATTGATCCAGGCTCGAATGAACCGATCAAACGGCTGAATCCGTCTGGCGAAGATGTACTGAAGCGGTTTGGTTATTACGACGTCAAAGGCGATATCCGGTTCCGTAACAATCCCGGTCCATCCAAACTGATTGATGTGAAAGTGCTCGGCGATGGCATGTACAGTGTACTGGATGCGACACAGAATCGGGTGTTCACGTACGACGATGAAGGTCATCTGCTCTACATATATGGTGGCAAAGGAAATCAGGTGGGCACGCTCAAAACGCCAGTTGCGATTGAACAATCGGGTGAGCACCACTTGGTTCTGGACCGGGGGAAGAACAATCTTGTTGTCTACGAGCCAAGCCGTTTTGGTTCCCGTGTGAATGAAGCGGTCGCACTCCACTATCGAGGCGAGGACACGGAAGCCGTGAATATATGGAGAGAAGTGCTTAAGTTGAATGCCAACTATGACATCGCCTATATCGGCATCGGCAAGTCCTTATTAATGGAGAAGAAAAACGAGGAGGCGCTGGGTTACTTCGAACTTGGGATGGATCGCAAGAGTTATTCTGTCGCGTTCAAGAGGCATCGGCGAGAGATGATGAAGGAACATTTTGGTACATTCCTGACCGCTGTGATTGCGCTGATTGTCATTCTGATCCTGACCCGGGTGGCGGCTAAATGGAGACGGAGGAGGCAGGTCGATCGTGAAGCAGGATTTCATTAA
- a CDS encoding YIP1 family protein, which yields MKQDFIKFPLHLIFHPIDAFWDLKSDNRGRLFVALAALALTIIMMILQKQYAGFLVNYIDPRTINSIIEIATVAVPFFLWCMANWAVTTLMEGEGKFREIVLATGYSLIPVILVYAPMIVISRFMVQEETAFYYLFNSIAFFWFVLLLFIGMMTVHQYTVVKTIVTMVLTLIVMGIIVFLGALVFSMLQQLYEFGYNIYRELIFRT from the coding sequence GTGAAGCAGGATTTCATTAAGTTTCCGCTGCATCTCATTTTTCACCCCATTGATGCATTCTGGGACCTCAAGTCGGATAACCGGGGACGGCTGTTTGTTGCTTTGGCAGCACTCGCGCTTACCATTATCATGATGATTCTGCAAAAGCAGTATGCGGGATTTCTCGTCAATTACATTGACCCTCGCACGATTAACAGCATCATTGAGATTGCCACAGTTGCGGTGCCTTTCTTTCTATGGTGTATGGCCAATTGGGCAGTAACAACCTTGATGGAAGGGGAAGGCAAGTTCAGGGAAATCGTGCTGGCAACAGGTTACTCGCTCATTCCGGTTATTCTGGTCTATGCCCCGATGATCGTGATTAGCCGGTTCATGGTGCAGGAGGAGACTGCTTTTTATTACCTGTTCAATAGCATCGCGTTTTTCTGGTTTGTACTGCTTCTGTTCATTGGCATGATGACGGTACACCAGTACACGGTGGTTAAAACGATCGTTACGATGGTGCTGACACTCATTGTGATGGGTATTATTGTATTCCTTGGCGCACTTGTCTTCAGCATGCTGCAACAGCTGTACGAATTCGGTTATAACATTTACCGCGAGTTGATTTTTCGGACCTAA
- a CDS encoding DUF5696 domain-containing protein, giving the protein MNQRQRLYTVLAGGAAVIMIAAGLMYINNRGIPAVEAAAYLDTTTRAMPVTEEPLKFLVDSSQGVPGMQLVAEDQGLALYYNEETTEIAVRDGKSGEVWYSNPKERAEDGLASAYEKEVLSSQLNVSFRDSMGTLENFPNFSSSISNKQFTVGQIDQGIRVNYTLGDTSLGIDALPKLISKQRLEEKVLSKLDASVARYTSARYYPTKNNPDILERLDGQISKQLVLNKMLSAFETAGYTADDLAFDNHENGVEGGGVSDKPSFVISVEYRLDQGALVVTVPLSQIEESGQYRIRNIDLLAYFGAADTKGEGYMLVPDGSGSLIHLNNGKTQEEQYVQRVYGADPNDNSLSRPQVSESAHMPVFGLKNGENAWFAVIEKGDGIASISADIGGRQNSYNHVHATFSLRGEDELEMYTSQKMQEIQLLGEEPYRGDIQVRYHFLHGEDASYSGMARLYQQQLIEQDVLKPLAEKTALPFYVDVLGAVDKKASFLSVPYRTTLAMTTYEQAIEMAAKLQQNGVNRVQMRYQGWFGGGVSHHTPTQVKLDKEVGSRSELQALSTKLEQSGGALYPDVAFQHIYHDDMRFAPSSDAARFVTKETAELYPYNSALNRMDQSKDSYYLLSAAKLPYVVSEFTDQFNQLDLGGLSLRDLGQVLTSDYRDSRVIHRETAKNIVKEQLGMLAQSYPNLMVSAANSYAWGSAQHVVNVPAGSSRFNITDEEVPFYTMVIHGYMNYTASPMNMSGDQDLRKQLLRSLELGAAPYFQWTYEPSSRLKLTNYDSAYATEYSYWVDDAIALYKQAEDVLGDVVNEKILRHERIQEGVVRVTYTGGTTIIVNYNADAVTVDGTTVGGTDYVVGGVNR; this is encoded by the coding sequence GTGAACCAAAGGCAACGACTATATACGGTGCTGGCTGGTGGTGCAGCTGTAATCATGATTGCAGCCGGGCTGATGTATATAAACAACAGGGGCATTCCTGCCGTAGAAGCTGCGGCTTATCTGGACACAACAACCAGAGCTATGCCTGTCACGGAGGAACCATTGAAGTTCCTTGTCGACTCTTCGCAGGGGGTGCCTGGTATGCAATTGGTCGCCGAAGATCAGGGCTTGGCTCTGTACTATAACGAGGAGACAACGGAAATTGCAGTACGTGACGGGAAAAGTGGAGAGGTCTGGTACAGCAACCCGAAAGAACGGGCTGAGGATGGTCTTGCTTCTGCGTATGAGAAAGAAGTGCTGTCCTCCCAGTTGAACGTGTCTTTCCGGGATTCGATGGGCACTTTGGAGAACTTTCCAAATTTCAGTTCGAGTATAAGCAACAAACAATTCACAGTGGGCCAGATCGATCAAGGGATTCGTGTCAACTATACACTTGGTGATACATCACTTGGGATTGATGCATTGCCGAAGTTGATTAGCAAACAGCGACTGGAGGAGAAGGTTCTTTCCAAGCTGGACGCTTCTGTCGCTAGATACACATCTGCCCGTTATTATCCAACCAAGAACAATCCGGATATTCTGGAACGGCTGGATGGACAGATTTCGAAGCAGCTTGTGCTGAACAAGATGTTGAGTGCATTTGAGACGGCAGGTTACACGGCGGACGATCTCGCTTTTGACAATCATGAGAATGGAGTCGAAGGCGGAGGCGTATCGGATAAGCCAAGCTTCGTGATTTCTGTGGAATACCGATTGGATCAAGGGGCGCTTGTTGTGACCGTGCCTCTGAGTCAGATAGAGGAAAGTGGGCAATACCGTATCCGAAATATTGATTTGCTCGCTTATTTTGGTGCTGCGGATACGAAAGGTGAAGGCTACATGCTGGTACCTGACGGTTCGGGTAGTCTGATCCACCTGAACAACGGGAAAACCCAGGAAGAGCAGTATGTACAGCGTGTCTATGGTGCAGACCCGAATGATAATTCGCTCAGTCGTCCTCAGGTTAGTGAATCCGCGCATATGCCTGTGTTTGGTCTGAAGAACGGGGAGAATGCGTGGTTTGCAGTCATTGAAAAAGGGGACGGCATAGCCAGTATCTCCGCGGATATTGGAGGCAGACAGAACAGCTACAACCATGTGCATGCAACCTTCTCGTTGCGGGGTGAGGATGAACTGGAGATGTACACCTCGCAGAAAATGCAGGAGATTCAGCTGCTTGGCGAAGAGCCTTACCGTGGAGACATTCAGGTCCGCTATCATTTCCTTCATGGAGAAGATGCCAGTTACTCGGGAATGGCCCGCCTGTATCAACAGCAGTTAATAGAACAGGATGTGCTGAAACCCCTCGCGGAAAAGACAGCGTTGCCGTTTTATGTAGATGTGCTTGGTGCAGTGGACAAAAAGGCTTCGTTCCTTAGCGTACCCTATCGGACCACTTTAGCTATGACGACGTACGAACAGGCCATTGAAATGGCAGCGAAGTTACAGCAGAATGGTGTGAACCGTGTACAAATGCGGTATCAGGGATGGTTCGGCGGTGGTGTCAGCCATCATACGCCAACCCAGGTGAAGTTGGACAAGGAAGTAGGCAGTCGTTCCGAACTTCAGGCATTGTCAACTAAGCTGGAGCAGTCGGGTGGAGCTTTGTACCCGGATGTGGCTTTCCAGCATATTTATCACGATGATATGCGTTTTGCTCCTTCCTCGGATGCGGCGCGGTTTGTTACTAAGGAGACAGCAGAACTGTATCCATACAACTCTGCGCTTAATCGTATGGATCAGAGTAAGGACAGCTATTATCTGCTCTCAGCGGCCAAGCTTCCTTATGTGGTGAGTGAGTTTACTGATCAATTCAATCAACTGGACCTCGGTGGATTATCCCTTCGTGATCTGGGGCAGGTCCTGACTTCGGATTACCGGGATAGTCGGGTGATTCATCGGGAGACGGCAAAAAACATAGTGAAGGAGCAGCTGGGCATGTTGGCACAGTCCTATCCGAACCTGATGGTATCCGCAGCGAATAGCTACGCTTGGGGTAGCGCACAACATGTTGTAAATGTACCCGCAGGGTCAAGTCGGTTCAATATTACCGATGAAGAAGTTCCTTTTTATACGATGGTCATTCATGGATACATGAACTATACGGCATCTCCAATGAACATGTCGGGGGATCAGGATCTCCGCAAACAGTTGCTGCGAAGCTTGGAGCTTGGAGCAGCTCCGTATTTCCAATGGACCTATGAACCATCATCCAGGCTGAAGCTGACGAATTATGATTCGGCCTACGCAACGGAGTACAGTTATTGGGTGGATGACGCCATTGCTTTGTATAAGCAGGCCGAAGACGTACTGGGAGATGTGGTGAATGAGAAGATCCTCAGACATGAACGCATTCAGGAAGGTGTGGTCCGAGTCACCTATACTGGCGGTACAACCATTATTGTGAATTACAATGCGGATGCAGTAACTGTGGATGGAACGACGGTTGGCGGGACGGACTATGTGGTGGGAGGAGTGAACCGATGA
- a CDS encoding sugar ABC transporter permease, which translates to MRTIRLSLKSRRALLGLAFISPWLLGFIFLFATPLLQSIRFSLSNLSVAPGGYVLDFVGFKNFKDALLVDATYNRILVDSVGAMLLNVPMILFFSLFTATLLNQKFRGRTMARAIFFLPVILASSAVAAAESAGLINLMGDASAGDAAADGGASFNVVSIVRMLADVGLPMAYVDYIVEAIMRIYEIISSSGVQILIFLAALQSVPGSMYEVAKIEGATAYESFWKITFPMVSPLILTNVIYTIIDSFAGSPVTQAIYQTAFKTQNFGLSSAMSWLYTLVIGLVLIVVGWALSRRVHYN; encoded by the coding sequence ATGAGAACCATTCGATTATCACTGAAGTCACGGAGAGCGCTGCTTGGACTTGCATTTATTTCGCCGTGGCTGCTCGGTTTCATCTTCCTCTTTGCCACACCGCTCCTGCAATCGATTCGGTTCAGTCTGAGTAATCTGTCCGTTGCTCCGGGAGGATACGTTCTGGACTTTGTTGGATTCAAAAATTTCAAGGATGCGCTTCTGGTTGATGCTACATACAACCGGATTCTGGTGGATTCCGTAGGAGCGATGTTGCTGAATGTGCCGATGATTCTGTTCTTCAGTCTGTTTACAGCAACACTGCTTAACCAGAAGTTCAGAGGTAGGACGATGGCACGTGCGATCTTCTTTCTGCCGGTTATTCTGGCTTCCAGTGCAGTTGCAGCAGCAGAGTCTGCGGGATTAATCAATCTAATGGGGGATGCAAGTGCTGGCGATGCGGCCGCTGATGGTGGTGCCTCGTTCAATGTGGTATCCATTGTGCGGATGCTGGCGGATGTGGGATTGCCAATGGCCTATGTGGATTACATCGTTGAAGCCATCATGCGGATCTATGAGATTATTAGCAGTTCGGGTGTGCAGATTCTGATCTTCCTCGCCGCGCTGCAATCGGTACCGGGATCAATGTATGAGGTTGCGAAGATCGAAGGGGCGACAGCCTATGAATCGTTCTGGAAAATAACATTTCCCATGGTCAGTCCATTGATTCTGACAAATGTCATCTATACAATCATTGATTCCTTTGCCGGAAGTCCGGTCACGCAGGCGATCTATCAGACCGCATTCAAAACCCAGAACTTTGGCTTAAGCTCGGCGATGTCCTGGCTGTATACGCTGGTGATTGGCCTTGTACTGATCGTAGTGGGCTGGGCACTGTCACGGCGTGTTCATTACAACTGA